A window of Halomonas sp. GFAJ-1 contains these coding sequences:
- a CDS encoding thiopurine S-methyltransferase, which yields MENPWRQRWQEGRIGFHLSDTHPALARYWSTLGVTPGAKVLVPLCGKSLDMRWLAEQGHPVLGIELAPEAIEQFFAQRSAGVSRYTQAGFDVSRQGSVELWCGDFFHLHIKQAAEVGAFYDRASLIALPPATRERYAFHLAQLVPPGAQGLLVSLSHGDQEAGPPFSVPSREVERLLAPNFQVELLENGEADERGCSESVWALKRRGPHV from the coding sequence ATGGAAAACCCATGGCGACAGCGCTGGCAAGAGGGGCGTATCGGCTTTCACTTATCCGACACTCATCCGGCGTTGGCTCGCTATTGGTCAACGCTAGGGGTAACGCCCGGCGCCAAAGTGCTGGTGCCGCTATGTGGCAAAAGTCTAGATATGCGCTGGTTGGCTGAACAGGGGCATCCGGTGTTGGGTATTGAGCTAGCGCCGGAAGCAATTGAGCAGTTTTTTGCCCAGCGGAGCGCCGGAGTCTCCCGCTATACCCAGGCAGGCTTTGATGTGTCTCGTCAAGGTAGCGTTGAGCTGTGGTGCGGAGATTTCTTTCATCTGCATATCAAGCAGGCGGCGGAAGTGGGGGCGTTTTACGACCGCGCCTCGCTGATTGCTTTGCCACCGGCCACCCGCGAGCGCTATGCATTTCATCTAGCCCAGCTAGTTCCGCCTGGGGCTCAAGGTCTGCTCGTCAGCTTATCCCACGGGGATCAGGAGGCTGGGCCGCCCTTTAGCGTTCCCAGTAGAGAAGTTGAACGCTTGCTGGCGCCTAACTTTCAGGTCGAGCTGTTAGAAAACGGTGAGGCCGACGAGCGAGGGTGCAGTGAAAGCGTATGGGCATTAAAAAGGCGCGGTCCACACGTTTAG